The nucleotide sequence ACAAAGCACTAATCATCGCTCGGTGATGACTGGTTAGTCATCGCGTGCAGGCCGCAGCCTGTCTTGTTCAGGCGCTCTGGCACCGACGTTTCGCTTGTTTGTTCAGGTATTTTTATGCGCCCCGGCAGTTTGGTCTGTCGGTTTGCTTGTGTATGCTCCGTCGACGTTTCGGGCTCACCATTATAAGAACACTGCCTATGACCCTTAGCACTGACCCGTCTGGCTCTTCGGTAGCGCCAGCGCAGGTTATTCGCAAACACTACGCCATGGAGATGGCGGTCGAGCGCACGCGCCTGCTGTACCAAGGCTCATTGCTGCCCACTTTATTGATGTTGATTAACGGTTTGGTCTGCGCCTGGTTACTCTGGAGCCCGCAGCGCGCTGTCGTGGTCGGCATTGGGATGGTGTGGCTGCTGGCGCTGGTGGCTCTGCGGGTGATTCAAGTCGCGGCGTTCGACTCCGCCATGCCCAGCCGCCAGGCGCAGCCGATCTGGCGCCGGATGTTCATGTTGGGGTCGGGCGCCAGTGGCTTGACCTTGGCCAGTGCAGCGATTGCCCTGGTGCCGGTGGACAGTTTCGTACAGCAGGCCTGGGTTTTTGGGCTAATCGGGATGGCCACGCTTTCGGCCAGCGTGGCTTATGCCGTGAGCCTGCCGGCATTTCTGTCGTTCGTCTTGCCATGCCTGGTTCCGGCCATTGTTTATCTCTTCTGGAGAGGTGACCCGCAACAGCAGGGTTGGGGCGTGCTCGGCCTGATTCTGCTGGCGTCCTTGAGCCTTGTCGCGTGGCAGGTCAATCGTCTGATCCAGCGCGGGTTGCTGCGACGCTTCCAGAATCAGGCGTTGATCGAACATTTGCAGCACGCCCGGCAGCGTAGCGACCAGTTGAATCTGGAGCTGAGCCGTGAGGTCGAGCAGCGGCGCCAGGTTGAACACGAGTTGCGCGAAGCCCAGGTCGGCCTGCAAAGCCGCGTTGAACAGCGGGGCCAGGAGTTGGACGCCGCCAGCCTGGCCTTGAGCAAAAGCGAGGCGCGGCTGGTGATGGCGTTGCAAGCCAGTGAACTCGGCTTGTGGGACTGGAACCTGCAGACCGACGAGGTGCATCACACGCAGCTCAAGGAGCTGTTCGGTCTGGAGCCGGACGGCGTCAAGGCGATGCTCAGCCACCTCAAGCCGCGGCTGCACCCGGACGATTTGCCATTGCTCAAGCGAGCGCTGGTCGAGCACTTGAAAGGCCGCAGCGAGGACTATCGGGTGGAATACCGGGTGCGGCATCACGCCGGACATTGGGTATGGATCCAGGACCGCGGGCGGGCGGTGGAGCGTACCGCCAACGGGCGCGTCATCCGGATGCTCGGCACGCGGCGCGATATCAGTGCCGGCAAGGCCCTGGAAGAGCAACAGCGGCTGGCGTCGACAGTGTTCGAGGCCGCCAGTGAAGGCATCGTGATTCTCGACCCGGACTATGTCCTGATCGCGATCAATCAGGCCTTCAGCCGTGTCACCGGTTTTGATATCGGCGACATGCTGGGACGCAATGTGGTCGAACTGCCGTGCAGCCGCGATGCTCGGCGCCACTTCCCGGCGATTCGCCAGGCCTTGCTCAGTCACGGTACCTGGCAGGGTGAACTGGTGGAGGCGCGCAAGAATGGCGAACTTTATCCGCAATGGCTGCAATTGAACGTGGTGCGCGATATCAGGGGAAAAATCAGCCATATCGTGGGTTTTTTTGCCGATCTGTCCGCCCGTCGTGAATCCGAGGAGCGCATGCGCTATCTCACCCACTACGACGAGCTGACCGGCCTGGCCAACCGTTCGCTGTTTCGCGAGCGTCTGCACGAAGCTCATCAGCGCGTGCGCCAAGGCGGCCGCAGTCTGGCGTTGCTGCACATCAACCTGGACCGCTTCAAACTGCTTAATGACAGCCTTGGTCACGAAGTTGCCGACCAGTTATTGCAGAAAATGGCCCGGCGCTTGATTAACGCGTTGCCGGAGGCCGACACCATTGCACGGCTGTCCGGTGATGAATTCGCGGTGTTGTTCGATGCCTACGGCAACCTGTCGAGCCTGGCGCGGGTCGCCACCCGCTTGCTCGCCAAACTGCGGGTGCCGGTGACGGTGGAAGAGCATGAACTGGTGGTCAGCGCCTCAATGGGGATCAGCCTGTTGCCAGACAATGCGCGGGAAATTTCCGCGTTGGTGAGTCAGTCGAACATGGCCATGCAGCACGCGAAACACTTGGGCGGTAACAACTTTCAGTTTTATACCGACAGCCTGCAAGCCAGCACCCTGGAGCGTCTACAGTTGGAAAACCAGCTGCGCAAGGCGATTGATGAGCGGCAATTGAGCGTGTACTACCAGCCCAAGTTATGCCTGGCCACGGACAAGATGAATGCCGCCGAGGCGTTGGTGCGCTGGGACCACCCGCAATGGGGCAGCATACCGCCGGGCGACTTCATCGGTCTGGCCGAAGAAACCGGGTTGATTGTGCCGTTGGGGGAGTTCGTTCTGCGTCAGGCCTGTTGGCAGGCATGCGAATGGCAGCGCCAGGGCCTGGCGCCGATTCGGGTCTCGGTCAATCTTTCGGTGCATCAGTTACGCCAAGGCAAGCTGGTGAGCCTGGTGCGTCAGGTGTTGGAGGAAACCGGACTGGCGCCGCAGTACCTGGAGCTGGAGCTGACCGAAAGCCAACTGCTCGACAGTGTCGAACACATCATCGCCACCTTCCAGCAATTGCGGGACCTGGGAGTGAAGCTGGCCATCGACGATTTTGGCACCGGCTATTCTTCTCTCAGCTACCTCAAGCGCATCCCGGTGGACTACGTGAAAATCGACCAGACGTTTATCCGTGGCCTGGGGCAGGGCGGCGAGGACTCGGCGATTACCCGCGCGATCATCGCCATGGCGCATGGGCTGGCGCTCAAAGTCGTGGCCGAAGGTGTGGAGGACCAGCAGCAACTGGACTTTCTCCGGGCTGAAGGGTGCGATGAAGTGCAAGGCTATTTGATCAGTCGGCCGATCGAGGCTGACGGCTTGGCGGATTTGTTACGAAAAAATGCAATTTTTCCGTAGCGCCGCCTGGACTGCGCCAGCGGCTACAAAGCATTTATCCGCTGAATCCCCACTGAATCAGCGCCCAGCAGGGCGATTTAGTGACGCATCGAGCGGGCAAAACAACAATTCTTGTAGTATAACTACAAGCTTGCTACATCCCTGGCGCCTGCCAATAACAAGAGTCCTGCCCTTTGAACCTGTTGCAACATATCGCCCAGTCGCGCCACCTGTTACGCAAATCGGAACTCAAGGTTGCCGATCACGTGCTGCTTGATCCTGCGGCCGTGATGCACAGTTCCATGGCTGACCTGGCCCACAGCGTGGGTATCAGCGAGCCGACCATCGTGCGTTTCTGTCGCGCCATCGGTTGCTCGGGGTTTCAGGATCTGAAGCTGAAACTGGCCCAGAGCCTGGCGGCCGGCGCGAGCTTCGGGCAGTTTGCGATTCACGAAGACGATTCCGTCGCCGATTACAGCCTGAAAATTTTCGACACCACCCTGCACACCCTGATGGAAGTGCGGGAAAAGCTCGACCCGGTGGAATTGCAAAAAGCCGTGACCGCCATGTCCCAGGCCCAGCGCGTGGAGTTTTATGGCTTCGGTGCGTCCGGCGCGGTCGCGGCCGACGCCCAGCACAAGTTCTTCCGCCTGCTGCTGACGGCGGCGGCCTACAGTGACCCGCACATGCAGGCGATGTCGGCGGTGACGTTGAAGCCGACTGACGTGGCGATCTGCATTTCTCAGTCCGGTCGCTCCAAGGATTTGCTGATCACCGCCAACCTGGTGCGTGAAAGTGGCGCCTCGCTGATTACCCTGTGCCCAAGCCAGACGCCGTTGGCGGAGCTGTCGACCGTCAACCTGGCGATCGATGTCCACGAAGACACCGAAATCTACACCCCGCTGACCTCGCGTATCGCCCATCTGGTGGTGATTGACGTGCTGGCGATGGGCGTGGCAATGGCGCGCGGCCCCAGCCTGGTCAACCACCTCAAGAGCGTCAAGCGCAGCCTGCGCAGCCTCCGTCTGTCACCCAAGTCCGTCAAGGCCCTCGACGACTAATATGTGGGGGCGGGTTTGTGTGGGAGCGAGCCCGCTCCCACATGTTGAATGGCGGCATGTCCAGAAGATTCATCAGCTTGTCATCCTCGCGCCGCCAAACCGTCATCCTGCGCGCCCATCCTGAACTCCCCGTAATCGCATTGGGAGACTCGAAATGGCCCGGCACTACGAAGACAGCACCAGCACCGTCAAGACCCGTCGTCAGCAGGAAGACCAGCGCCGCATGGCGTTCCGTCGTGCAATTGAAGACCGTTGCGAACAACGCCAACTGCTCCAAAGCATCAGTGACTATCCGGAACTGCACTGGCAGGCGCCCGTGGCTGCCCAGCGAAACGCTCAGCCAACGCGCTGATCTGCACCCGCTCGCTGCGGATAAAGCCCAGGAATGCATGGGCCACCGGTGACAGGCGCTTGGCCTTGGCCTGCACCAGGCACCAACTGCGGTACAGCGGCAACTCTTCCACCGGCAGCTCCTTGAGCCCGCCGGTGGCCAGTTCCAGTTTCAAGGCGTGGCGCGTCAGCAGCGCGACACCCAGCCCCGCGACCACACACTCACGCTGCGCCTCGGCCGAGGCCACTTCCACCGTCTGGTTGAAGTGCACGCGTTTCTCCTTGAAGTACTCCTCACACGCCAGCCGCGTTCCGGAACCCGGCTCGCGCAGCAACAGCGTGTACGGTTCCAGGTCCTGCAGGCGCAGCGGCCCTTGCAGACTCAAGGGATGGTCGGGCGGTGCCACGGCGACAATCGGATTGTTGAGGAACGGCAGGAATTCCAGGCCCATGTCCTGCGGCACCATGGACATGATCACCAGGTCGTCACGGTTGTCGGACATTCGGCGTATCACCTGGGCCCGGTTCACCACTGTCAGGTGCAACTGCACCTCCGGGTGCTGGCGTTTGAAGGCGGCAAACAAGTGCGGCACGAAATACTTGGCGCTGGATTCCACCGCCAGTTTCAATTGTCCC is from Pseudomonas mucidolens and encodes:
- a CDS encoding EAL domain-containing protein, with the protein product MTLSTDPSGSSVAPAQVIRKHYAMEMAVERTRLLYQGSLLPTLLMLINGLVCAWLLWSPQRAVVVGIGMVWLLALVALRVIQVAAFDSAMPSRQAQPIWRRMFMLGSGASGLTLASAAIALVPVDSFVQQAWVFGLIGMATLSASVAYAVSLPAFLSFVLPCLVPAIVYLFWRGDPQQQGWGVLGLILLASLSLVAWQVNRLIQRGLLRRFQNQALIEHLQHARQRSDQLNLELSREVEQRRQVEHELREAQVGLQSRVEQRGQELDAASLALSKSEARLVMALQASELGLWDWNLQTDEVHHTQLKELFGLEPDGVKAMLSHLKPRLHPDDLPLLKRALVEHLKGRSEDYRVEYRVRHHAGHWVWIQDRGRAVERTANGRVIRMLGTRRDISAGKALEEQQRLASTVFEAASEGIVILDPDYVLIAINQAFSRVTGFDIGDMLGRNVVELPCSRDARRHFPAIRQALLSHGTWQGELVEARKNGELYPQWLQLNVVRDIRGKISHIVGFFADLSARRESEERMRYLTHYDELTGLANRSLFRERLHEAHQRVRQGGRSLALLHINLDRFKLLNDSLGHEVADQLLQKMARRLINALPEADTIARLSGDEFAVLFDAYGNLSSLARVATRLLAKLRVPVTVEEHELVVSASMGISLLPDNAREISALVSQSNMAMQHAKHLGGNNFQFYTDSLQASTLERLQLENQLRKAIDERQLSVYYQPKLCLATDKMNAAEALVRWDHPQWGSIPPGDFIGLAEETGLIVPLGEFVLRQACWQACEWQRQGLAPIRVSVNLSVHQLRQGKLVSLVRQVLEETGLAPQYLELELTESQLLDSVEHIIATFQQLRDLGVKLAIDDFGTGYSSLSYLKRIPVDYVKIDQTFIRGLGQGGEDSAITRAIIAMAHGLALKVVAEGVEDQQQLDFLRAEGCDEVQGYLISRPIEADGLADLLRKNAIFP
- a CDS encoding PA3496 family putative envelope integrity protein — protein: MARHYEDSTSTVKTRRQQEDQRRMAFRRAIEDRCEQRQLLQSISDYPELHWQAPVAAQRNAQPTR
- the hexR gene encoding transcriptional regulator HexR — protein: MNLLQHIAQSRHLLRKSELKVADHVLLDPAAVMHSSMADLAHSVGISEPTIVRFCRAIGCSGFQDLKLKLAQSLAAGASFGQFAIHEDDSVADYSLKIFDTTLHTLMEVREKLDPVELQKAVTAMSQAQRVEFYGFGASGAVAADAQHKFFRLLLTAAAYSDPHMQAMSAVTLKPTDVAICISQSGRSKDLLITANLVRESGASLITLCPSQTPLAELSTVNLAIDVHEDTEIYTPLTSRIAHLVVIDVLAMGVAMARGPSLVNHLKSVKRSLRSLRLSPKSVKALDD
- a CDS encoding LysR family transcriptional regulator, whose protein sequence is MRKSLMRMTLRQLQVFNEVCDLRSYSRAAEEMSLTQPAVSLQIRQLEELIGQPLFDYVGKKLYMTEAAEALQKASRDIFGRLENLDMQLSDMQGSLQGQLKLAVESSAKYFVPHLFAAFKRQHPEVQLHLTVVNRAQVIRRMSDNRDDLVIMSMVPQDMGLEFLPFLNNPIVAVAPPDHPLSLQGPLRLQDLEPYTLLLREPGSGTRLACEEYFKEKRVHFNQTVEVASAEAQRECVVAGLGVALLTRHALKLELATGGLKELPVEELPLYRSWCLVQAKAKRLSPVAHAFLGFIRSERVQISALAERFAGQPRAPASAVPDSH